One Tessaracoccus lacteus DNA window includes the following coding sequences:
- the folK gene encoding 2-amino-4-hydroxy-6-hydroxymethyldihydropteridine diphosphokinase has protein sequence MSNGPFDIDVDTLGNLRPISKVVLSLGSNMGDSETILQEAVGYLADTPDLMLVDVSPVYQTSPVGGPEQPDFLNLVVVAESTLEPLTILDRAHAIEENFGRVRGVVNGPRTLDIDVVMVGKRVSEDGIDLPHPRAHERAFVLVPWLDIDPGADLAGYGPVADLVDDLDTDGITRRDDIAITVSGTVF, from the coding sequence ATGTCCAACGGACCCTTCGATATCGACGTCGACACCCTCGGGAACCTGCGACCCATCTCCAAGGTCGTGCTCAGCCTCGGGTCCAACATGGGAGACTCCGAGACGATCCTGCAGGAGGCTGTCGGCTATCTGGCGGACACCCCCGACCTGATGCTCGTCGACGTGTCGCCGGTCTATCAGACCTCCCCGGTGGGCGGCCCCGAGCAGCCCGATTTCCTGAACCTTGTCGTGGTGGCGGAGTCCACGCTGGAGCCCCTCACGATCCTCGACCGGGCACACGCCATCGAGGAGAACTTTGGACGCGTCCGCGGCGTTGTCAACGGCCCCCGCACGCTTGACATCGACGTCGTGATGGTCGGCAAACGCGTCTCGGAGGATGGCATCGACCTCCCGCACCCCCGGGCCCACGAGCGCGCGTTCGTGCTCGTCCCGTGGCTCGACATCGACCCGGGCGCCGACCTGGCCGGCTACGGCCCCGTCGCCGACCTCGTCGATGACCTCGACACCGACGGCATCACGCGTCGCGACGACATCGCGATCACCGTGAGCGGCACCGTCTTTTGA
- a CDS encoding DUF3180 domain-containing protein — MSDVPKLGLTTARQAVVSVLAGAAISWLIMLGFEAFGAQPPVVPWTVPGLLIGLAVAVTVYARALPRRIEDHRVSSQEAFAALAVGKSMIVTGAVFAGGHVVYVMFFITRLGAPLPAARVVQGAATVVAALLLAGAGALLERACVAKDDDGDEEGRKKGQQPEARGHPDPA; from the coding sequence TTGAGCGATGTCCCGAAGCTCGGACTGACCACCGCCCGCCAGGCGGTGGTCTCCGTCCTCGCCGGCGCGGCGATCAGCTGGCTCATCATGCTCGGCTTCGAGGCGTTCGGCGCGCAGCCGCCCGTCGTGCCCTGGACCGTTCCTGGGCTGCTGATCGGGCTCGCCGTCGCTGTGACCGTCTATGCCAGGGCCCTTCCCCGACGGATCGAGGACCATAGGGTCTCCTCGCAGGAGGCGTTCGCGGCGTTGGCGGTCGGGAAGTCGATGATCGTGACGGGGGCGGTCTTCGCCGGCGGTCACGTTGTCTACGTCATGTTCTTCATCACGCGGCTGGGTGCGCCCCTTCCGGCCGCGCGCGTGGTGCAGGGCGCCGCGACCGTCGTCGCCGCGCTGCTCCTCGCGGGGGCCGGTGCGCTGCTGGAGCGCGCCTGCGTTGCCAAGGACGACGACGGCGACGAGGAGGGACGGAAGAAGGGCCAGCAGCCCGAGGCGCGCGGTCACCCTGATCCGGCCTGA
- a CDS encoding NADH-quinone oxidoreductase subunit D: protein MTHNHFFSVGGITFPGDIAVSLGSRHPSNVGLIRIAAQLNDDIIVSADVTSGYGHRAAEKLFEVRDYRSLIMLADRHDWLSAFSGELVVTCTIENAMRLVTPPRATLLRTLLAEVARIHSHLSFLSYLADGPLETRLWGCVEGLREAALTWAGNRVHPMLNRVGGLASDMPGGWGEDLEPLLDDIARVASDLRTVLTDASHLRGLAVIDREACVDYALSGPVGRAAGLDLDRRAGGYLAYDQLFRPVQPRSDGDASARFAVLIDEVGTSIDMVRHALALAAQTPGEVSTRLARRLKVPEGEHVTDIEAPWGIASCLMVSRGGQTPWRVGLRTPSFANLSALGPTLAGVPVDRMPDVIASLGYTIGDADK from the coding sequence ATGACGCATAATCATTTTTTCTCGGTCGGCGGGATTACATTTCCTGGCGACATCGCGGTGTCTCTCGGCAGCCGTCATCCGAGCAACGTCGGGCTGATCCGAATCGCCGCCCAGCTCAACGACGACATCATCGTCTCGGCGGATGTGACATCGGGCTACGGCCATCGCGCCGCCGAGAAACTCTTCGAGGTGCGCGACTACCGATCGCTGATCATGCTGGCCGACCGTCACGACTGGTTATCGGCATTCTCGGGCGAACTGGTTGTCACCTGCACCATAGAGAACGCGATGCGGCTGGTGACCCCACCGCGCGCCACCCTGCTCCGCACCCTGCTTGCGGAGGTCGCCCGCATCCATTCACACCTGTCCTTCCTGTCCTACCTGGCCGACGGCCCGCTGGAGACCCGACTCTGGGGATGCGTCGAGGGGCTGCGGGAGGCGGCGCTGACGTGGGCCGGAAACAGGGTCCATCCGATGCTGAACCGGGTCGGCGGCCTGGCCTCCGACATGCCCGGAGGCTGGGGCGAGGACCTCGAGCCGCTGCTGGACGACATCGCCCGCGTCGCCTCCGACCTGCGGACGGTCCTGACGGACGCGAGCCATCTTCGCGGCCTCGCGGTGATCGACCGCGAGGCCTGCGTGGACTACGCCCTCTCCGGGCCCGTCGGACGCGCCGCCGGGCTCGACCTCGACCGCCGTGCCGGCGGCTACCTCGCGTACGACCAGCTGTTTCGTCCCGTGCAGCCCCGCAGCGACGGCGATGCGTCGGCCCGCTTCGCAGTGCTCATCGACGAGGTGGGCACGTCGATCGACATGGTTCGCCACGCGCTGGCGCTCGCCGCCCAGACGCCCGGGGAGGTGTCCACACGTCTCGCCCGGCGCCTGAAGGTGCCGGAGGGCGAGCACGTCACCGACATCGAGGCACCTTGGGGCATCGCGTCGTGCCTGATGGTCTCGCGTGGCGGGCAGACGCCGTGGCGCGTGGGGCTGCGGACGCCGTCCTTCGCGAACCTCTCAGCACTGGGCCCGACGCTTGCGGGTGTTCCGGTCGACCGGATGCCTGACGTCATCGCGTCGCTGGGCTACACGATCGGCGACGCCGACAAGTAG
- a CDS encoding histone-like nucleoid-structuring protein Lsr2, protein MAREIRVILTDDIDGGEGARTVEFSLDKTAYSIDLSEANIAKLEAALAPYIAKAERVRPRRTAASAGGRKASGSRSGGGSSAIREWARANGYEVSDRGRVPGAVVAAYEAAN, encoded by the coding sequence ATGGCACGCGAGATCCGCGTCATTCTGACCGACGACATCGACGGCGGAGAGGGCGCTCGGACCGTAGAGTTCTCGCTTGACAAGACCGCGTACAGCATCGATCTCAGCGAGGCGAACATTGCCAAGCTGGAGGCCGCCCTGGCTCCCTACATTGCCAAGGCCGAGCGCGTCCGTCCCCGACGCACAGCCGCGTCCGCCGGCGGCCGCAAGGCATCAGGCTCCCGCTCGGGAGGCGGATCCTCCGCCATCCGTGAGTGGGCACGCGCCAACGGCTACGAGGTCTCGGACCGCGGGCGCGTCCCGGGCGCAGTGGTGGCCGCCTACGAGGCTGCCAACTGA